A genomic region of Manihot esculenta cultivar AM560-2 chromosome 15, M.esculenta_v8, whole genome shotgun sequence contains the following coding sequences:
- the LOC110600758 gene encoding ubiquitin-conjugating enzyme E2 variant 1A isoform X1, whose amino-acid sequence MGSEGSRVVVPRSFRLLEELERGEKGIGDGTVSYGMDDADDVYMQSWTGTIIGPPNTVHEGRIYQLKLFCGKDYPDNPPSVRFQTRINMTCVNAESGAVEPSLFPMLANWQRECTMEDILTQLKKEMMSPQNRKLAQPPEGNEEARMDQKGLVLKCCIL is encoded by the exons ATGGGCTCAGAAGGATCAAGAGTTGTTG TGCCTAGGAGTTTCAGATTACTGGAAGAACTTGAGAGAGGGGAGAAAGGGATTGGAGATGGAACTGTCAGCTATGGAATGGATGATGCTGATGATGTTTACATGCAATCATGGACAGGAACTATAATTGGGCCTCCAAAT ACTGTTCATGAAGGTCGTATCTACCAGTTGAAATTGTTTTGTGGAAAGGATTATCCAGATAATCCACCAAGTGTAAGGTTCCAAACCCGGATAAACATGACTTGTGTCAATGCTGAAAGTGGGGCG GTGGAACCAAGTCTCTTCCCAATGCTTGCTAATTGGCAGAGGGAGTGCACAATGGAGGACATATTGACTCAATTGAAGAAAGAAATGATGTCACCCCAAAACCGGAAGCTTGCTCAGCCTCCTGAAG GAAATGAAGAAGCCAGGATGGATCAAAAAGGGCTGGTGCTGAAGTGCTGTATTCTCTAA
- the LOC110600758 gene encoding ubiquitin-conjugating enzyme E2 variant 1A isoform X2 — MDDADDVYMQSWTGTIIGPPNTVHEGRIYQLKLFCGKDYPDNPPSVRFQTRINMTCVNAESGAVEPSLFPMLANWQRECTMEDILTQLKKEMMSPQNRKLAQPPEGNEEARMDQKGLVLKCCIL; from the exons ATGGATGATGCTGATGATGTTTACATGCAATCATGGACAGGAACTATAATTGGGCCTCCAAAT ACTGTTCATGAAGGTCGTATCTACCAGTTGAAATTGTTTTGTGGAAAGGATTATCCAGATAATCCACCAAGTGTAAGGTTCCAAACCCGGATAAACATGACTTGTGTCAATGCTGAAAGTGGGGCG GTGGAACCAAGTCTCTTCCCAATGCTTGCTAATTGGCAGAGGGAGTGCACAATGGAGGACATATTGACTCAATTGAAGAAAGAAATGATGTCACCCCAAAACCGGAAGCTTGCTCAGCCTCCTGAAG GAAATGAAGAAGCCAGGATGGATCAAAAAGGGCTGGTGCTGAAGTGCTGTATTCTCTAA
- the LOC110602670 gene encoding 1-aminocyclopropane-1-carboxylate oxidase homolog 4, whose product MAVNGTHQEYNHLEEVKRFDDAKIGVKGLLDSGITSLPRMFVHPTAALSDLKSVSRSESQVIPTIDLSGVHSDRRPAIVEQVSQACRKLGFFQIVNHGVPLEVMNRTISAVKAFHELPTEVKKQWYRREVGTGVSFMSNVDLYNAKAASWRDTLQVRLGPVLADVEHIPEICKNEIIEWNQQATQVAETLMELLCEGLGLDAGRLKEMTFLESKTLAAHYYPPCPQPDLTFGITSHTDPGVLTVLLRDHIGGLQVKYGEQWLEIEPVPGAIVINIGDILQILSNDEYKSVDHRVLANPSTDPRVSVAIFFNAGKRDCLYGPFPELVSPEKPACYRQFMLNDFMRRFFTKDLAEKTLADYYRI is encoded by the exons ATGGCCGTGAACGGAACCCACCAGGAGTACAATCATTTGGAAGAGGTGAAACGATTCGATGATGCCAAAATCGGAGTTAAAGGCCTGCTTGACTCCGGCATCACCTCCCTCCCCCGCATGTTTGTCCACCCAACAGCAGCGCTATCTGATCTCAAATCCGTTTCGAGATCCGAATCCCAAGTCATACCCACCATTGACCTTTCTGGAGTTCACTCCGACAGGAGGCCGGCGATTGTTGAGCAGGTTTCACAAGCCTGTCGGAAACTTGGGTTTTTTCAGATCGTGAATCATGGGGTACCGCTGGAAGTTATGAACCGGACGATTAGTGCGGTCAAGGCGTTCCATGAGCTGCCGACGGAGGTCAAGAAGCAGTGGTACCGGAGGGAGGTGGGTACTGGAGTATCCTTCATGTCCAATGTTGACTTGTATAACGCTAAAGCTGCGAGCTGGAG GGATACACTTCAGGTGAGGTTGGGCCCTGTCCTGGCAGATGTTGAGCACATCCCTGAAATTTGTAAGAACGAGATAATTGAGTGGAATCAGCAGGCTACACAAGTTGCAGAGACGTTGATGGAGTTGCTGTGCGAAGGGCTGGGATTGGACGCAGGAAGATTAAAGGAGATGACCTTTTTGGAATCCAAGACACTTGCGGCTCATTACTATCCACCCTGCCCTCAGCCTGACCTCACCTTTGGAATCACATCGCACACCGACCCTGGGGTTTTGACAGTACTGCTTCGTGACCATATCGGAGGCTTGCAGGTCAAGTATGGTGAACAATGGCTTGAAATTGAACCTGTCCCTGGAGCGATTGTTATTAACATTGGGGATATACTTCAG ATCCTTTCCAATGATGAATACAAAAGCGTAGACCATAGAGTGTTGGCTAATCCTTCAACCGATCCACGAGTTTCCGTTGCAATTTTCTTCAACGCTGGTAAGAGAGACTGCTTGTATGGACCCTTTCCAGAGCTAGTGTCACCAGAAAAACCAGCTTGTTACAGGCAATTTATGCTCAATGATTTCATGAGAAGGTTCTTCACAAAAGATTTGGCAGAGAAGACTTTGGCAGATTACTACAGGATTTAA
- the LOC110602557 gene encoding nudix hydrolase 17, mitochondrial → MACMVSRSGREFQRYDNQGRRQVVGCIPYRFKNGSDGSIGDELEVLVITSQKGQGMMFPKGGWELDESVEEAASRESLEEAGVLGHVEDELGKWNFLSKRYGTFYEGYMFPLLVTEQLDLWPEKHVRQRIWMSVEEAKDACRHWWMKEALDILVGRLTSAQQQKEDNDVLSCSLS, encoded by the exons ATGGCTTGCATGGTGTCTCGTTCAGGAAGGGAGTTTCAGAGATATGATAACCAGGGCCGCCGTCAAGTTGTCGG ATGCATTCCATATAGATTCAAGAATGGAAGCGACGGCTCCATTGGTGATGAACTGGAGGTTCTTGTCATCACTTCGCAAAAGGGTCAAGGAATGATGTTCCCCAag GGTGGTTGGGAACTTGATGAATCCGTGGAAGAAGCAGCTTCTAGGGAGTCACTTGAAGAGGCTGGAGTCCTTGGTCATGTTGAG GACGAACTCGGCAAATGGAACTTCTTAAGCAAGAGATATGGCACATTTTATGAAGGCTATATGTTTCCTTTGCTAGTCACCGAGCAACTTGATCTCTGGCCTGAGAAACATGTCCGTCAAAGAATTTGG ATGTCTGTGGAAGAAGCTAAGGATGCTTGTAGGCATTGGTGGATGAAGGAAGCCTTGGACATACTAGTTGGGCGGCTAACATCTGCGCAACAACAGAAGGAAGATAATGATGTATTGTCATGCTCTTTAAGCTAG